A genomic region of Candidatus Schekmanbacteria bacterium contains the following coding sequences:
- a CDS encoding glycosyltransferase family 39 protein: MDKKNIVLIFLIVILVYFLFFYGLSKRDLWDPDEGRYAEIAREMIERGDYITPTLNYENYNKKPPLYFWLSVISYKLFPNKDYAPRYVSALFGTGCVLFVLFAGTRLFCFESGIFSALILLTSLEFIALSRAIVTDMILTFFITAAILSFFIFSLKLSSKYEIFKYLLFIFSGLAFMSKGPLGIIVPSLVILSYILAFRDFSKIRDLLRPINILLFLLVVLPWYVISTIKTPGFLYDNLIYENVMRYFTNVHERSGSIFYYIPVILGGF; this comes from the coding sequence ATGGATAAAAAGAATATAGTATTAATTTTTCTTATAGTAATATTAGTTTATTTCCTCTTCTTTTACGGACTTTCAAAGAGAGATTTGTGGGATCCTGATGAAGGAAGATATGCTGAAATTGCAAGAGAAATGATAGAAAGGGGTGATTATATAACACCTACTTTAAACTACGAAAACTATAACAAGAAACCGCCTCTCTACTTCTGGCTCTCTGTAATATCTTACAAACTTTTTCCCAATAAGGATTATGCTCCCAGATATGTCTCTGCTCTATTCGGGACAGGTTGTGTATTATTCGTTTTATTTGCAGGGACTAGACTCTTTTGCTTTGAATCAGGAATATTTTCAGCCTTGATTCTACTCACAAGTTTGGAATTCATAGCTCTTTCTCGTGCTATAGTTACAGATATGATTTTAACCTTCTTTATTACTGCAGCGATTTTATCATTTTTTATATTTTCCCTAAAATTATCATCAAAGTACGAAATCTTTAAATATCTACTTTTCATCTTCAGCGGCCTTGCTTTTATGTCAAAGGGACCTTTAGGTATAATTGTCCCATCGCTGGTAATTCTTTCATATATTCTCGCCTTCAGAGATTTCAGCAAAATAAGAGACCTGCTGCGTCCTATAAATATTCTACTTTTTCTATTGGTGGTTTTGCCATGGTATGTAATTTCAACAATAAAAACTCCCGGTTTCCTCTATGATAATCTTATTTATGAAAATGTTATGAGGTATTTCACAAATGTCCATGAGAGAAGTGGAAGTATTTTTTACTATATACCTGTGATTTTAGGAGGATTT
- a CDS encoding MFS transporter: MCFFAMLMNISPTLFTPTYLQEIIKINKENAGAINASLSVIVEVTIICFIGSVGLLSDKKGRKPLLVAGFFLTGIFTLLYGSSHIISGYIGLSKPIFLVYFFRFLLGASLLFVWPQVQNMLTDYTYVEGRGKAMAILGFMFTFASLFCFIVIAQLPKIIGLYNVFILIAVIGILSSIVSSKTLVDMVQVKEREKIQWKRVLKIFKKSSCLKITYAVAFAARSDSIILATFVMVWVNKVAAEYGKTPFEAMAQGGITVGIASIIGLLLYPLWGYLADKVGRLQILLFGAFFSGLGYVLIFFIDNPFSIWMKICVILFGIGFNGCSVGATTLTSDVAPRDMIGSVLGGYHTIAAMGIIFFLQIGGFLFDKISHSSPFVLTGTADLVVAFLILILWKKAVKEQEMLKESDH, encoded by the coding sequence ATGTGTTTCTTTGCAATGCTAATGAATATTTCCCCCACTTTGTTTACTCCAACATACCTTCAGGAAATAATCAAGATAAACAAAGAAAACGCAGGCGCAATAAATGCATCTTTATCCGTTATCGTTGAAGTGACAATAATCTGCTTCATAGGCTCAGTAGGGCTTCTTTCGGATAAAAAAGGCAGAAAACCGCTACTCGTTGCAGGCTTCTTTTTGACAGGAATTTTTACCCTCCTATATGGCTCCTCTCATATCATATCAGGTTATATAGGGCTATCAAAACCTATATTCTTAGTATATTTTTTTCGTTTCCTTCTTGGTGCATCTCTCCTTTTTGTGTGGCCACAGGTCCAAAATATGTTAACAGATTACACATATGTCGAAGGACGGGGCAAAGCAATGGCAATTTTAGGGTTTATGTTTACCTTTGCGTCTTTATTTTGCTTCATAGTAATTGCGCAACTGCCAAAAATCATAGGTTTATATAATGTCTTTATTTTAATTGCAGTAATTGGCATCCTTTCCTCAATAGTATCGAGTAAAACACTTGTTGATATGGTCCAAGTAAAAGAGCGTGAAAAAATTCAGTGGAAGCGAGTGTTAAAAATATTCAAAAAGAGCAGTTGTTTGAAAATAACCTACGCAGTTGCTTTTGCCGCAAGATCTGATTCAATCATACTCGCAACATTTGTAATGGTTTGGGTAAACAAAGTAGCAGCGGAGTATGGGAAAACACCTTTTGAAGCAATGGCCCAAGGCGGCATAACTGTTGGAATAGCAAGCATAATTGGTCTTCTTCTTTATCCTCTTTGGGGCTATCTTGCAGATAAAGTTGGCCGCCTTCAGATTTTATTATTTGGCGCATTTTTTTCAGGATTGGGATATGTTTTGATATTTTTTATTGATAATCCCTTCTCCATATGGATGAAAATCTGTGTTATTTTGTTTGGAATTGGATTCAATGGATGCAGTGTTGGTGCAACTACTTTAACTTCTGATGTAGCTCCTCGAGATATGATAGGCTCTGTTTTGGGAGGATATCACACTATTGCAGCTATGGGAATTATCTTCTTTCTACAAATTGGAGGATTTCTCTTTGATAAAATTTCACACTCATCTCCATTTGTGTTAACTGGTACTGCAGATTTGGTTGTTGCCTTCCTAATTTTGATTTTATGGAAAAAAGCCGTCAAAGAACAGGAAATGCTCAAAGAATCTGACCACTGA